The following proteins are co-located in the Pomacea canaliculata isolate SZHN2017 linkage group LG10, ASM307304v1, whole genome shotgun sequence genome:
- the LOC112573266 gene encoding acyl-coenzyme A thioesterase 13-like — translation MPHKAARALEIMRAFAKKRISSGRFDSAVLSKAIITGGSEGHVKCKIPVTPELLNGIGTLHGGAVATMVDSVSTWALVSVGKNVPGVSVDLSISFMKAANPGDTVVVEARVSHLGRRLAFLNVDVTSRSTGSLLAQGRHTKFVGGLGEKKNSTESSSTC, via the exons ATGCCACACAAAGCAGCTCGAGCACTGGAAATAATGCGCGCGTTTGCCAAGAAGCGTATCAGCAGTGGAAGATTTGATTCCGCTGTGCTCAGCAAG GCCATCATAACTGGAGGATCAGAGGGGCATGTGAAATGCAAGATTCCAGTGACCCCGGAGTTGCTGAATGGTATTGGGACCTTGCATGGTGGTGCTGTTGCAACCATGGTAGACAGTGTCTCCACATGGGCTCTAGTTTCTGTTGGCAAGAATGTACCAGGCGTCAGTGTGGATCTAAGCATTTC GTTTATGAAGGCTGCAAATCCAGGTGACACCGTTGTGGTGGAGGCTCGAGTATCACATCTTGGGCGTCGGCtagcttttttaaatgttgatgtgACCAGTAGGAGCACAGGTAGCCTGCTGGCACAGGGCCGACATACCAAGTTTGTTGGAGGActgggagaaaagaaaaacagtacaGAATCATCATCCACTTGTTAG